In Amphiprion ocellaris isolate individual 3 ecotype Okinawa chromosome 3, ASM2253959v1, whole genome shotgun sequence, one genomic interval encodes:
- the LOC111585437 gene encoding muscarinic acetylcholine receptor M2-like: METLNSSHIPNISGGDSSLFAGSPYTTVEIVLIILVAASLSLITIIGNILVMLSIKVNRNLQTVNNYFLFSLACADLIIGICSMNLYTVYIVIGYWPLGAVVCDLWLAVDYVVSNASVMNLLIISFDRYFCVTKPLSYPVRRSTKMAGLMIAAAWVLSFILWAPAILFWQFIVGGRTVPPDECYIQFFSNPAVTFGTAIAAFYLPVAIMIYLYWRISKASRSRMRKDSRKASGTSLGEGVSHSQEEGCESNCIIAKKAQEEAGNGKEKEVQQQQNGNGPCKEEKPNQAGSRKASINPSTSKDTVIPTPSRKSSSCGRTLTQPPSPDNSSADRQSVVARTLLKVTKRAVSEGAVAKWKRRGISSREKKVTRTIMAILVAFVVTWTPYNVMVLINTFCSICIPNTLWTIGYWLCYINSTINPACYALCNTTFKNTFKHLLLCQYKKIRAAR; this comes from the exons ATGGAGACTCTGAATTCCTCGCACATCCCAAACATCAGCGGTGGCGACAGCAGCCTCTTCGCTGGAAGCCCGTACACGACCGTGGAGATCGTGCTCATCATCCTGGTAGCTGCATCTCTGAGCCTGATCACCATCATCGGGAACATCCTGGTTATGCTCTCTATAAAG GTGAACAGGAACCTGCAGACCGTCAACAACTACTTCCTGTTCAGCCTGGCGTGTGCAGACCTTATTATCGGCATCTGCTCCATGAACCTCTACACAGTCTACATTGTGATCGGCTACTGGCCCCTGGGAGCGGTGGTGTGTGACCTGTGGCTGGCTGTAGACTACGTCGTCAGCAACGCCTCGGTCATGAACCTGCTCATCATCAGTTTCGACCGTTACTTCTGCGTCACCAAACCGCTCAGCTACCCGGTGCGCCGCAGCACCAAGATGGCCGGCCTGATGATCGCAGCAGCCTGGGTCTTGTCCTTCATCCTGTGGGCTCCTGCTATTCTGTTCTGGCAGTTCATTGTGGGCGGGAGAACCGTGCCACCAGACGAGTGCTACATCCAGTTCTTCTCCAACCCGGCGGTGACCTTCGGGACGGCCATAGCAGCGTTTTACCTGCCGGTGGCCATCATGATCTACCTTTACTGGCGCATTTCCAAGGCCAGCCGCAGCCGCATGAGGAAGGACAGCAGGAAGGCGTCGGGTACCAGTCTGGGAGAAGGTGTCTCCCACAGCCAGGAAGAAGGATGTGAGAGCAactgcatcattgccaaaaaAGCTCAGGAGGAGGCGGGAAATGGGAAGGAGAAggaagtgcagcagcagcagaacggAAACGGCCCCTGCAAGGAAGAAAAGCCCAACCAGGCTGGCTCCAGGAAAGCCAGCATCAACCCTTCAACATCTAAGGACACTGTGATTCCAACTCCATCACGAAAGAGCTCAAGCTGTGGGAGAACTCTAACACAGCCTCCTTCCCCAGACAACTCATCTGCTGACAGACAAAGTGTGGTTGCAAGGACCCTGTTGAAG GTAACGAAGCGTGCTGTGAGTGAGGGCGCCGTGGCAAAGTGGAAAAGAAGGGGCATCTCTTCCAGGGAGAAAAAAGTAACGCGCACCATCATGGCCATCCTGGTTGCTTTCGTTGTCACGTGGACGCCGTACAACGTGATGGTCCTGATCAACACATTCTGCTCCATCTGCATCCCCAACACCCTCTGGACCATCGGCTACTGGCTCTGCTACATCAACAGCACCATCAACCCGGCCTGCTACGCCCTCTGCAACACCACCTTCAAGAACACCTTCAAGCACCTGCTTCTGTGCCAGTACAAGAAGATACGAGCAGCGCGATGA